The proteins below come from a single Bactrocera dorsalis isolate Fly_Bdor chromosome 5, ASM2337382v1, whole genome shotgun sequence genomic window:
- the LOC105227368 gene encoding poly(rC)-binding protein 3 isoform X9, with product MEDNNTSTPMKTDESVTLTIRLIMQGKEVGSIIGKKGEIVNRFREESGAKINISDGSCPERIVTVSGTTSAIFSAFTLITKKFEEWCSQFSDVGKVGKTQIPIRLIVPASQCGSLIGKSGSKIKEIRQSTGCSIQVASEMLPNSTERAVTLSGTAEQITQCIYQICLVMLESPPRGATIPYRPKPQVSGPVILANGQAYTIQGNYAVPAQEVAKNPLASLAALGLAGITPTNTGGLNPTAALAALAGSQLRTANTSRTQQQQHEMTVSNDLIGCIIGKGGTKIAEIRQISGAMIRISNCEEREGGNTDRTITISGNPDSVALAQYLINMRISMETAGLPIPGYHYIAPNAIVKTPIH from the exons atGGAAGACAATAACACAAGTACGCCAATGAAAACCGACGAATCAGTCACATTAACAATAAGGCTGATAATGCAAGGCAAG GAAGTCGGCAGCATTATTGGCAAAAAGGGCGAGATTGTGAACAGATTTCGTGAGGAG TCTGGAGCAAAGATCAACATCTCGGACGGTTCATGCCCGGAGCGCATTGTCACTGTGTCGGGCACGACCAGCGCGATCTTCTCGGCATTCACGCTCATCACAAAGAAGTTTGAAGAG tGGTGCTCACAGTTCAGTGATGTTGGCAAAGTTGGCAAAACTCAAATACCAATACGTTTAATTGTGCCCGCCAGTCAATGTGGATCGTTAATTG GAAAAAGTGGTTCAAAAATCAAGGAGATACGTCAATCCACTGGCTGTTCGATTCAGGTTGCCAGCGAAATGTTGCCAAATTCAACAGAGCGTGCCGTTACTTTGAGCGGCACTGCCGAGCAAATAACCCAATGCATCTATCAGATTTGTCTCGTTATGCTGGAG tctCCACCAAGGGGCGCCACCATACCGTATCGGCCAAAACCGCAAGTATCTGGACCAGTCATTTTGGCAAACGGACAAGCCTATACCATACAAGGCAACTATGCTGTACCCGCACAAGAG GTGGCAAAGAATCCATTGGCTAGCTTGGCAGCGTTGGGTTTGGCTGGCATAACACCCACCAATACCGGTGGACTGAATCCCACAG CAGCTTTGGCCGCCTTAGCCGGCTCGCAGCTACGTACAGCCAATACAAGTcgtacacaacaacaacagcatgaaATGACCGTCTCTAATGACTTGATTGGCTGCATTATCGGCAAGGGTGGCACAAAAATTGCCGAAATACGCCAAATTTCCGGTGCAATGATACGTATTTCGAATTGTGAGGAACGCGAGGGCGGCAATACCGATCGTACAATCACGATTAGCGGCAATCCAGATTCGGTGGCATTGGCTCAATACTTAATCAACATGAG
- the LOC105227368 gene encoding poly(rC)-binding protein 3 isoform X8, whose translation MEDNNTSTPMKTDESVTLTIRLIMQGKEVGSIIGKKGEIVNRFREESGAKINISDGSCPERIVTVSGTTSAIFSAFTLITKKFEEWCSQFSDVGKVGKTQIPIRLIVPASQCGSLIGKSGSKIKEIRQSTGCSIQVASEMLPNSTERAVTLSGTAEQITQCIYQICLVMLESPPRGATIPYRPKPQVSGPVILANGQAYTIQGNYAVPAQETCPVFPLALATGGLHAGISGLTDPLLKGAHLQGAVPAAHHHLQHIPDVAKNPLASLAALGLAGITPTNTGGLNPTAALAALAGSQLRTANTSRTQQQQHEMTVSNDLIGCIIGKGGTKIAEIRQISGAMIRISNCEEREGGNTDRTITISGNPDSVALAQYLINMRISMETAGLPIPGYHYIAPNAIVKTPIH comes from the exons atGGAAGACAATAACACAAGTACGCCAATGAAAACCGACGAATCAGTCACATTAACAATAAGGCTGATAATGCAAGGCAAG GAAGTCGGCAGCATTATTGGCAAAAAGGGCGAGATTGTGAACAGATTTCGTGAGGAG TCTGGAGCAAAGATCAACATCTCGGACGGTTCATGCCCGGAGCGCATTGTCACTGTGTCGGGCACGACCAGCGCGATCTTCTCGGCATTCACGCTCATCACAAAGAAGTTTGAAGAG tGGTGCTCACAGTTCAGTGATGTTGGCAAAGTTGGCAAAACTCAAATACCAATACGTTTAATTGTGCCCGCCAGTCAATGTGGATCGTTAATTG GAAAAAGTGGTTCAAAAATCAAGGAGATACGTCAATCCACTGGCTGTTCGATTCAGGTTGCCAGCGAAATGTTGCCAAATTCAACAGAGCGTGCCGTTACTTTGAGCGGCACTGCCGAGCAAATAACCCAATGCATCTATCAGATTTGTCTCGTTATGCTGGAG tctCCACCAAGGGGCGCCACCATACCGTATCGGCCAAAACCGCAAGTATCTGGACCAGTCATTTTGGCAAACGGACAAGCCTATACCATACAAGGCAACTATGCTGTACCCGCACAAGAG ACATGTCCAGTATTTCCGCTGGCCTTGGCCACCGGTGGCCTACATGCTGGCATCTCAGGTTTGACGGATCCTCTCTTGAAAGGGGCACACTTGCAAGGAGCGGTGCCGGCTGCCCACCATCATCTACAACATATACCCGAT GTGGCAAAGAATCCATTGGCTAGCTTGGCAGCGTTGGGTTTGGCTGGCATAACACCCACCAATACCGGTGGACTGAATCCCACAG CAGCTTTGGCCGCCTTAGCCGGCTCGCAGCTACGTACAGCCAATACAAGTcgtacacaacaacaacagcatgaaATGACCGTCTCTAATGACTTGATTGGCTGCATTATCGGCAAGGGTGGCACAAAAATTGCCGAAATACGCCAAATTTCCGGTGCAATGATACGTATTTCGAATTGTGAGGAACGCGAGGGCGGCAATACCGATCGTACAATCACGATTAGCGGCAATCCAGATTCGGTGGCATTGGCTCAATACTTAATCAACATGAG
- the LOC105227368 gene encoding poly(rC)-binding protein 3 isoform X11 — translation MEDNNTSTPMKTDESVTLTIRLIMQGKEVGSIIGKKGEIVNRFREESGAKINISDGSCPERIVTVSGTTSAIFSAFTLITKKFEEFSDVGKVGKTQIPIRLIVPASQCGSLIGKSGSKIKEIRQSTGCSIQVASEMLPNSTERAVTLSGTAEQITQCIYQICLVMLESPPRGATIPYRPKPQVSGPVILANGQAYTIQGNYAVPAQEVAKNPLASLAALGLAGITPTNTGGLNPTALAALAGSQLRTANTSRTQQQQHEMTVSNDLIGCIIGKGGTKIAEIRQISGAMIRISNCEEREGGNTDRTITISGNPDSVALAQYLINMRISMETAGLPIPGYHYIAPNAIVKTPIH, via the exons atGGAAGACAATAACACAAGTACGCCAATGAAAACCGACGAATCAGTCACATTAACAATAAGGCTGATAATGCAAGGCAAG GAAGTCGGCAGCATTATTGGCAAAAAGGGCGAGATTGTGAACAGATTTCGTGAGGAG TCTGGAGCAAAGATCAACATCTCGGACGGTTCATGCCCGGAGCGCATTGTCACTGTGTCGGGCACGACCAGCGCGATCTTCTCGGCATTCACGCTCATCACAAAGAAGTTTGAAGAG TTCAGTGATGTTGGCAAAGTTGGCAAAACTCAAATACCAATACGTTTAATTGTGCCCGCCAGTCAATGTGGATCGTTAATTG GAAAAAGTGGTTCAAAAATCAAGGAGATACGTCAATCCACTGGCTGTTCGATTCAGGTTGCCAGCGAAATGTTGCCAAATTCAACAGAGCGTGCCGTTACTTTGAGCGGCACTGCCGAGCAAATAACCCAATGCATCTATCAGATTTGTCTCGTTATGCTGGAG tctCCACCAAGGGGCGCCACCATACCGTATCGGCCAAAACCGCAAGTATCTGGACCAGTCATTTTGGCAAACGGACAAGCCTATACCATACAAGGCAACTATGCTGTACCCGCACAAGAG GTGGCAAAGAATCCATTGGCTAGCTTGGCAGCGTTGGGTTTGGCTGGCATAACACCCACCAATACCGGTGGACTGAATCCCACAG CTTTGGCCGCCTTAGCCGGCTCGCAGCTACGTACAGCCAATACAAGTcgtacacaacaacaacagcatgaaATGACCGTCTCTAATGACTTGATTGGCTGCATTATCGGCAAGGGTGGCACAAAAATTGCCGAAATACGCCAAATTTCCGGTGCAATGATACGTATTTCGAATTGTGAGGAACGCGAGGGCGGCAATACCGATCGTACAATCACGATTAGCGGCAATCCAGATTCGGTGGCATTGGCTCAATACTTAATCAACATGAG
- the LOC105227368 gene encoding poly(rC)-binding protein 3 isoform X10, whose translation MEDNNTSTPMKTDESVTLTIRLIMQGKEVGSIIGKKGEIVNRFREESGAKINISDGSCPERIVTVSGTTSAIFSAFTLITKKFEEWCSQFSDVGKVGKTQIPIRLIVPASQCGSLIGKSGSKIKEIRQSTGCSIQVASEMLPNSTERAVTLSGTAEQITQCIYQICLVMLESPPRGATIPYRPKPQVSGPVILANGQAYTIQGNYAVPAQEVAKNPLASLAALGLAGITPTNTGGLNPTALAALAGSQLRTANTSRTQQQQHEMTVSNDLIGCIIGKGGTKIAEIRQISGAMIRISNCEEREGGNTDRTITISGNPDSVALAQYLINMRISMETAGLPIPGYHYIAPNAIVKTPIH comes from the exons atGGAAGACAATAACACAAGTACGCCAATGAAAACCGACGAATCAGTCACATTAACAATAAGGCTGATAATGCAAGGCAAG GAAGTCGGCAGCATTATTGGCAAAAAGGGCGAGATTGTGAACAGATTTCGTGAGGAG TCTGGAGCAAAGATCAACATCTCGGACGGTTCATGCCCGGAGCGCATTGTCACTGTGTCGGGCACGACCAGCGCGATCTTCTCGGCATTCACGCTCATCACAAAGAAGTTTGAAGAG tGGTGCTCACAGTTCAGTGATGTTGGCAAAGTTGGCAAAACTCAAATACCAATACGTTTAATTGTGCCCGCCAGTCAATGTGGATCGTTAATTG GAAAAAGTGGTTCAAAAATCAAGGAGATACGTCAATCCACTGGCTGTTCGATTCAGGTTGCCAGCGAAATGTTGCCAAATTCAACAGAGCGTGCCGTTACTTTGAGCGGCACTGCCGAGCAAATAACCCAATGCATCTATCAGATTTGTCTCGTTATGCTGGAG tctCCACCAAGGGGCGCCACCATACCGTATCGGCCAAAACCGCAAGTATCTGGACCAGTCATTTTGGCAAACGGACAAGCCTATACCATACAAGGCAACTATGCTGTACCCGCACAAGAG GTGGCAAAGAATCCATTGGCTAGCTTGGCAGCGTTGGGTTTGGCTGGCATAACACCCACCAATACCGGTGGACTGAATCCCACAG CTTTGGCCGCCTTAGCCGGCTCGCAGCTACGTACAGCCAATACAAGTcgtacacaacaacaacagcatgaaATGACCGTCTCTAATGACTTGATTGGCTGCATTATCGGCAAGGGTGGCACAAAAATTGCCGAAATACGCCAAATTTCCGGTGCAATGATACGTATTTCGAATTGTGAGGAACGCGAGGGCGGCAATACCGATCGTACAATCACGATTAGCGGCAATCCAGATTCGGTGGCATTGGCTCAATACTTAATCAACATGAG